One genomic window of Gossypium hirsutum isolate 1008001.06 chromosome D11, Gossypium_hirsutum_v2.1, whole genome shotgun sequence includes the following:
- the LOC107911295 gene encoding F-box protein At3g07870: MADKDGPSFIFQSNRPSSSYQLFFIDFSDFHSQGKVMFKKLPDLMSIYLVDSCNGLLCMRDARWIYICNPFTRVYLQLPKLVNYPAQVGHIAFGFHQTTKQYKVIQVAYLRQLVLLGGRIDVATSTLVQSQVHVLTIGDPSWRHIGTLPYDLTRPMPKALVNGRLHWLSKPNNDTTASILISFDLETEQFQEVSKPDCCGSNRCFHHLMVLRGFLSAGAYHDNDELEVWVMKEYGIKESWIKEFTIGNHLPPTLQQNDLLHFNMAKARFPNSSVRVLCILRNDEILLEYLNRVVVVFDPRHGTFKELTFDAMPHRYKIVVHVGSLNWIHIPSSEHAKSGGVIRYGKGNWVLGCNRFLGKCSVAVVELWGILDGLLILQKQGYNEVAIHFDNLENILAEEEKQSLRYVLREANKIADALAKMTLTNDEVLHMFDDLL, encoded by the exons ATGGCCGACAAAGATGGTCCAAGCTTCATCTTCCAAAGCAATCGGCCTAGTTCATCGTATCAGCTTTTCTTTATAGATTTCTCCGACTTCCATAGCCAAGGAAAGGTGATGTTTAAGAAACTTCCCGATCTCATGTCTATTTATTTGGTAGATTCATGCAACGGCTTGCTTTGCATGCGGGATGCAAGATGGATATACATTTGCAACCCCTTTACTAGGGTTTACTTACAGCTACCGAAATTGGTTAACTATCCAGCACAAGTGGGACACATTGCATTCGGGTTTCATCAAACTACAAAACAGTACAAGGTAATCCAGGTAGCATATCTTAGACAACTGGTTTTACTAGGTGGTCGCATCGATGTTGCTACCTCGACTTTGGTACAATCTCAGGTCCATGTTCTAACAATCGGAGATCCCTCTTGGAGACATATAGGAACCTTGCCTTATGATTTGACTCGCCCGATGCCCAAAGCTTTGGTCAATGGGAGGCTTCATTGGCTTTCAAAGCCTAACAATGACACCACGGCTAGCATTCTCATCTCGTTTGACCTCGAAACTGAGCAGTTCCAAGAGGTGTCTAAGCCAGATTGTTGTGGCTCAAACAGGTGTTTTCATCATCTCATGGTTCTGCGAGGTTTTCTCTCAGCCGGTGCGTATCATGATAACGACGAGTTGGAGGTTTGGGTTATGAAGGAATACGGTATAAAAGAATCTTGGATCAAAGAATTCACCATCGGGAATCACTTGCCACCAACATTGCAGCAAAATGATCTTTTACACTTCAATATGGCAAAGGCTCGTTTCCCTAATTCATCTGTCAGAGTTCTATGTATTCTGAGGAATGATGAGATCTTGTTGGAGTACCTAAACCGAGTAGTTGTTGTCTTTGATCCCCGACATGGAACATTCAAGGAGCTTACGTTCGATGCGATGCCGCATCGGTACAAAATAGTTGTTCATGTTGGCAGCCTGAACTGGATTCACATCCCT AGTTCTGAACATGCGAAATCAG GTGGAGTAATACGTTATGGGAAAGGGAATTGGGTCTTGGGCTGTAATCGCTTCTTGGGAAAGTGTTCGGTCGCTGTTGTTGAGCTTTGGGGTATATTGGATGGCTTACTTATACTACAAAAACAAGGATACAATGAAGTCGCCATCCATTTCGATAATCTCGAGAAT ATTCTAGCTGAGGAAGAGAAACAGTCATTGAGATATGTTCTTAGAGAGGCTAACAAGATTGCAGATGCACTTGCAAAAATGACCTTAACAAATGATGAAGTATTGCATATGTTTGATGATCTCCTGTAG
- the LOC107912612 gene encoding F-box protein At3g07870, translated as MEESTMKEGKLMKKGKAAANMMDRLPREVVVHILSRLPLPSLLNSKLVCRGWRTLIRDPFFISKHLSNLAEAGNDPSFILESNWPIPDQRHFIDFFDHSEGKVISKKLPSSPMPMYLVDSCNGLLCMHDTSRSVYICNPFTRLYIELPKLIKYPTLVGNLGLGFHQKTKEYKVIQIVFRRKLRRVDSSTTSTTSSESEVQILTIGSPSWRDLGTIPYRFIHLKTKALVNGRLHWLSKPNRYTTASLLVSFDLETEQFQEVPKPDCCGSERCLRHLMVVRGCLSAGAFHENDERVEIWVMKEYGAKESWIKELSIGRYMPPTLTQQESRHFIYSKRNLFVRVLCVLKNGEILLEYKSRALVIYDPQHETFKEFTFPEMPRWFKIIIHVGSLNWLHH; from the coding sequence aTGGAGGAATCGACAATGAAAGAGGGCAAACTTATGAAGAAAGGGAAGGCAGCAGCAAATATGATGGATCGTCTTCCTCGGGAAGTCGTCGTCCATATACTATCCAGGCTTCCCTTACCATCGCTGCTGAATTCAAAGCTGGTTTGCCGAGGCTGGCGAACCTTAATACGAGATCCATTTTTTATTAGTAAGCACTTGTCGAACTTGGCCGAGGCCGGCAACGATCCCAGCTTCATCTTGGAAAGCAATTGGCCTATCCCCGATCAACGCCACTTCATTGATTTCTTCGATCATAGTGAAGGAAAAGTGATCTCCAAGAAGCTCCCCAGTTCTCCTATGCCCATGTACTTGGTAGATTCATGCAATGGGTTGCTTTGCATGCACGATACATCGCGTAGCGTATACATTTGCAACCCTTTTACCAGGCTTTACATCGAGCTCCCCAAGCTCATCAAGTATCCAACACTGGTGGGAAATTTGGGGTTGGGTTTTCATCAGAAAACAAAAGAATACAAGGTGATCCAGATAGTGTTTCGAAGAAAATTGAGAAGAGTCGACTCCAGTACTACATCAACAACTTCGAGTGAATCGGAGGTTCAGATTTTGACTATCGGCAGCCCTTCTTGGAGGGATCTAGGAACGATACCATACCGTTTTATTCATTTGAAAACCAAGGCTTTGGTCAATGGGAGACTCCATTGGCTTTCCAAGCCTAACAGGTACACCACTGCTAGCTTGCTCGTATCCTTCGATCTCGAAACAGAGCAATTCCAGGAGGTGCCGAAACCTGATTGTTGCGGCTCAGAGAGGTGTTTGCGGCATCTTATGGTTGTACGAGGTTGTCTCTCGGCTGGTGCGTTTCATGAGAATGATGAACGAGTGGAGATTTGGGTAATGAAGGAGTATGGTGCGAAAGAGTCTTGGATCAAGGAGTTGAGCATCGGAAGGTACATGCCTCCGACGTTGACGCAACAAGAGAGTCGCCACTTCATCTATTCAAAGCGTAATTTATTTGTTCGAGTTCTATGTGTGTTGAAAAATGGCGAGATCTTATTGGAGTACAAAAGCAGGGCTCTTGTTATTTACGATCCACAGCATGAGACGTTCAAGGAGTTTACGTTTCCAGAAATGCCTCGTTGgttcaaaataattattcatgttGGAAGCCTGAATTGGCTTCATCATTAA
- the LOC107912613 gene encoding uncharacterized protein, producing MWRMLVVLRRNLRNMKRSPRVADESMYGGGNNNNDVNGGGDTSRGISGIGSVVRAPFSLVSCFSQPHVNGHGADGVWVSTDFAQISEMNHFMVRDSMRYAILM from the coding sequence atgtgGCGTATGCTGGTGGTTTTGCGACGAAATCTGCGGAACATGAAGAGAAGTCCTCGAGTAGCGGATGAAAGCATGTATGGAGGAGGGAATAACAATAATGATGTTAATGGAGGTGGTGACACGTCTCGTGGTATTTCTGGGATTGGCAGCGTTGTTAGAGctcctttctctttggtttcttgCTTCTCTCAGCCACATGTTAATGGACATGGGGCTGATGGAGTTTGGGTGTCCACTGACTTTGCTCAAATATCAGAGATGAATCATTTTATGGTCAGAGATAGTATGCGCTATGCAATCTTGATGTAA